The DNA sequence TCATCCATCCTCCACTGGCCCGACTATCAATGGAATGACGGGGAATGGATGGCTGCCCGCGGAAAATACACCTCCCTTTCCGCGCCTTGGTCCGTGTATGAGGTGCACCTGGGTTCCTGGAAACACAATCCAGACGACGAGCTCTCCCTTTCCTACCGGGATCTGGCGGAGGAACTTCCCCGCTACTGCTTGGAGATGGGGTTCACCGCTGTGGAGATGCTGCCGATCATGGAGCACCCCTTTTACGCTTCCTGGGGCTACCAAACCCTGGGGTACTTCGCGCCCTCCAGCCGGTTCGGAACCCCGGAGGACTTTATGTATCTGGTGGACAAGTTGCACCAGAGCGGCTTGGCCGTGATCCTGGACTGGGTCCCCAGCCACTTCCCCACCGACGATTTCGGACTGGCCCGCTACGACGGAACGGCTCTCTATGAACACGAGAGCCCCCAGAAGGGCTTTCACCCCGACTGGGGCAGTTATATTTTCAATTACGGCCGAAACGAGGTCCGAAGCTACTTAATATCCAGCGCTGTCTACTGGCTCGACCGTTATCATGTGGACGGGCTGCGTATCGACGCCGTGGCCTCGATGCTATACCTCGACTACTCCCGTAAAGATGGGGAATGGGAGCCCAACATCTATGGTGGTCACGAAAACCTGGAGGCCATCGCCTTTTTGCGTGACCTGAACAAAGAGGTGTACGGACGTTTCCCCGAAGTCCAAACCATTGCGGAAGAATCCACGGATTGGCCTATGGTGTCTCGTCCGGTGTTTCTAGGTGGCCTGGGGTTCGGCATGAAGTGGAACATGGGCTGGATGCACGACATGCTCGCCTACATGAGCCACGAATCTATTCACCGCAGTTATCACCACAACCAGCTCACATTCAGCATCTGGTACGCCTTCAGCGAAAACTTCATGCTCTCGATCTCCCACGACGAGGTGGTTCATGGTAAATTGTCGCTGATCAACAAAATGCCGGGTGACTGGTGGCAGAAACGCGCTAACCTGCGTCTTTTGTTGGGGTATATGTGGACCCATCCTGGGAAAAAACTGCTCTTCATGGGGAGCGAATTTGCCCAAGGACTGGAGTGGAACCACGACACTGAACTGGAGTGGCACCTGTTGGACAAACCGGATTTTCAGGGTATACAACAATGGGTGAAGGACCTCAATTCTGTGCTGCGTCGATATCCGGCTCTCTACGAGCGGGATTTCTCCCGGAATGGCTTCCGCTGGGTCGATTGCTCCGACTGGCAGAAGAGCGTCGTAGCGTTCCTACGTAAGGGAGAAAAAGAAGGAGACGAGATTCTGGCCGTGGCGAACTTCACGCCCCAACCCCGCGATCATTATCGCATCGGGGTTCCCTGGGGCGGTTTCTGGACGGAGATCCTGAACAGCGACTCTACAATCTACGGAGGCAGCGGAATAGGCAACGCGGGAGGAATGGAGGCCGACCCCGTTCCCTGTCACGGACAAGGTTGGTCTCTTCCCTTGACCTTGCCTCCCTTGGCTATCGTCGTTTTTGCCGCGTCTCGAAAGAAGGAGGATTAATCCATGCCGCGTTATATCTGCGTGCACGGCCATTTTTACCAGCCGCCTCGTGAAAACCCCTGGTTGGAGTTCGTGGAAGCCCAGGAATCGGCCTCGCCTTGGCATGACTGGAACGACCGTGTCACAGCGGAATGTTACCGGCGTAACACCGCGTCCCGCATTCTAGATCATCAGGGAAATATACGAAAAATCTGCAATAACTATTCTCGCATGAGTTTCAACATAGGACCCACCCTTTTGTCCTGGCTGAAGGAGAACGCTCCTTTTTCTTATCAGGGCATTCTTGACGCAGACGTTAAGGGAATGGAGCGTTTTTCGGGCCACGGTCCGGCTCTGGCCCAGGTCTACAGCCACATGATCATGCCTTTGGCTAACCGGCGGGATAAAACCACTCAAGTCAAGTGGGGCATCCGGGATTTTGAAAGTCACTTTGGCCGCGCACCGGAGGGTATGTGGCTGGCCGAGACGGCCGTAGACACGGAGACCCTCGACGTGTTGGCTGAGAATGGAATCCGTTTCACCATTTTGGCCCCTAAGCAGGCCAGCGCGGTGCGCCCTTTGGGAAAAGGAATAGACAAAGGGATGGACAAAGCGTGGCTCGACGTCAAATGGGAAAAAATAGACACCGGAATGCCCTATCTCTGCCGCCTTCCCTCCGGGCGGAATATCACCCTTTTCTTCTATGATGGACACCTATCTCAGGCCATTGCTTTTGGAGGGCTTCTGTACGACGGGGGCAACTACGCCAGACATTTGATCGAGGCCCAACCCGATGGCACCTCCGCCACACTCTCACACGTGGCCACGGACGGCGAATCCTACGGTCATCACCATCGCAACGGAGATATGGCCCTCGCCTACTGCCTGAATACCATCGACGAGGCACACGAGGCCGAATTGACGATTTATGGCGAATTTCTGGAGAACAACCCGCCCACTTACGAGGTGCGCATCGTGGAAAACTCCTCCTGGAGCTGCACCCACGGGGTGGAACGGTGGCGCAACGACTGCGGCTGCTCAAACGGAACCCCAGGCTATCATCAAAAATGGCGGAAGCCCTTGCGAGACGCTCTGGATTGGCTGAGGGATAAACTCGCCGTGCTGTTCGAGTACGAGGGCGCCAAATACCTGAAAGACCCCTGGGAAGCCCGCGAGGACTACATCCAATTGATCTTGAACCGCTCCCCTGAAACGGTGGACCAGTGGATCGCCGCTCACGCCTCGCATCCCCTGACGGAGGAAGAAACGGTCTGTGTTCTGAAGCTCATGGAGAGCCAGAGATCTGCTATTTTGATGTACACAAGCTGCGGTTGGTTTTTCGATGATATATCGGGCCTGGAGTCCACTCAAATTCTGCGTTATGCGGCGCGCGCCATAGGTCTGACACATAGCCTGACCGGTCTGGACTTCAACTTGAAGTTTGAGCGCCTGCTAGAAAAAGCGCCCAGCAACATCCCGGAGCTCATGAATGGCAAGCGGATCTATGAACTGTTGGTGAAGCCGTCACAGATTTCTTTTGAAAGGATGGCCGCCCATTACGGTATGCTCGCGTTGTTTCCTGACTTGATCTCTGGCTTGGAGTCTGACCGAGAGGGGGGAATCTCTGTTGGCTGTTGGAACATGACGGGGCGCGTGACGCGGGAGCCGGTTTCCTCCCCCAACTCCCAGGCTTTCGCTGCCGGAGAAGTGGAGATCGTCTCCAGTGTCACGAGGGAGAGAAAATCCTTCATTCTCGCCGCCAACCACCGGCAAAAAACCTCAGTGATCTGCGGCGTCGCCCCCAACTCGGAAGAGACACGAAAAGAGTTGTTGGAAGACACGAAGGCGCTGAGAGAGATTTTCGCCGCGTCCAATAACGAGAAGATGGTGAAAAACTTCGACCACAAACTTTTTTCGCTGCGCCATATCCTACATGA is a window from the Synergistaceae bacterium genome containing:
- the glgB gene encoding 1,4-alpha-glucan branching protein GlgB, with the translated sequence MSKENAGVGNKVRYDESILTDYDVFLFKQGTHYTLYEKLGAHKITSKDGVEGVCFAVWAPNAQSVSVVGDFNGWNPTAHPLTIRGDGSGIWEGFIPGLEKWNLYKFHIKNSLSSHKEKLDPFSTLFEVAPRTSSILHWPDYQWNDGEWMAARGKYTSLSAPWSVYEVHLGSWKHNPDDELSLSYRDLAEELPRYCLEMGFTAVEMLPIMEHPFYASWGYQTLGYFAPSSRFGTPEDFMYLVDKLHQSGLAVILDWVPSHFPTDDFGLARYDGTALYEHESPQKGFHPDWGSYIFNYGRNEVRSYLISSAVYWLDRYHVDGLRIDAVASMLYLDYSRKDGEWEPNIYGGHENLEAIAFLRDLNKEVYGRFPEVQTIAEESTDWPMVSRPVFLGGLGFGMKWNMGWMHDMLAYMSHESIHRSYHHNQLTFSIWYAFSENFMLSISHDEVVHGKLSLINKMPGDWWQKRANLRLLLGYMWTHPGKKLLFMGSEFAQGLEWNHDTELEWHLLDKPDFQGIQQWVKDLNSVLRRYPALYERDFSRNGFRWVDCSDWQKSVVAFLRKGEKEGDEILAVANFTPQPRDHYRIGVPWGGFWTEILNSDSTIYGGSGIGNAGGMEADPVPCHGQGWSLPLTLPPLAIVVFAASRKKED
- a CDS encoding DUF3536 domain-containing protein, whose translation is MPRYICVHGHFYQPPRENPWLEFVEAQESASPWHDWNDRVTAECYRRNTASRILDHQGNIRKICNNYSRMSFNIGPTLLSWLKENAPFSYQGILDADVKGMERFSGHGPALAQVYSHMIMPLANRRDKTTQVKWGIRDFESHFGRAPEGMWLAETAVDTETLDVLAENGIRFTILAPKQASAVRPLGKGIDKGMDKAWLDVKWEKIDTGMPYLCRLPSGRNITLFFYDGHLSQAIAFGGLLYDGGNYARHLIEAQPDGTSATLSHVATDGESYGHHHRNGDMALAYCLNTIDEAHEAELTIYGEFLENNPPTYEVRIVENSSWSCTHGVERWRNDCGCSNGTPGYHQKWRKPLRDALDWLRDKLAVLFEYEGAKYLKDPWEAREDYIQLILNRSPETVDQWIAAHASHPLTEEETVCVLKLMESQRSAILMYTSCGWFFDDISGLESTQILRYAARAIGLTHSLTGLDFNLKFERLLEKAPSNIPELMNGKRIYELLVKPSQISFERMAAHYGMLALFPDLISGLESDREGGISVGCWNMTGRVTREPVSSPNSQAFAAGEVEIVSSVTRERKSFILAANHRQKTSVICGVAPNSEETRKELLEDTKALREIFAASNNEKMVKNFDHKLFSLRHILHDARRALLAQLLRRDVALIEESLHTVVHDYDNLFEFLATLGVNAPDVIRSAAGIALTADIVHGLETNIPDIQGLRRNISLTKQRNVPLDNAQITVVLQKWTVERMTELHESPSNPAAIERLNDILAFFLGELAWNIDLYEIQNLYFAAQNKLRIQTSLQSPSLSPDVRASFQKLGKTLRFSDYFTRI